One Thermosphaera aggregans DNA segment encodes these proteins:
- a CDS encoding PqqD family protein, with the protein MASEEHSHEHDHEKTLARFQEIKLWKPSRQGEFLGEEDEKFYVALSQEEVYELSPLAYYVWLLCDGEKTVEQIADHISKEVQVEISEVIEPLVIALDQLTNVNLVKY; encoded by the coding sequence ATGGCAAGTGAAGAACATTCTCATGAACACGACCATGAGAAGACTCTGGCAAGGTTTCAGGAGATTAAACTATGGAAACCGTCAAGACAGGGAGAGTTTCTGGGAGAAGAGGACGAGAAATTCTATGTAGCTCTGTCTCAAGAGGAGGTGTATGAGCTCTCACCGCTGGCTTACTACGTGTGGCTTCTCTGTGATGGTGAGAAAACCGTTGAGCAAATAGCTGATCACATAAGCAAGGAGGTCCAAGTAGAAATCTCAGAAGTAATCGAACCCCTCGTCATAGCTTTAGACCAGCTGACAAACGTTAACCTTGTAAAATACTGA
- a CDS encoding PPC domain-containing DNA-binding protein, protein MRVSAFKISEGEAIPGAILERLRRFNLRNGLVTGIGGLEYAEIGVYNPATKTYQVFKHRSKGNGILEVGSLQGNYLLKPDGELSLHLHVVIGGEEGVFTGHLLTGVVKPMLEIFAVEVDEDLSKTFTHRWLK, encoded by the coding sequence TTGCGTGTCTCGGCCTTCAAAATCTCTGAGGGGGAGGCAATCCCCGGCGCGATATTAGAGCGGTTGAGACGGTTCAACCTTAGAAACGGGCTCGTAACTGGGATAGGAGGTCTGGAGTATGCTGAGATAGGTGTTTACAACCCTGCGACCAAGACCTACCAGGTTTTCAAGCACAGGTCTAAAGGCAACGGGATCCTCGAGGTCGGCTCTCTACAGGGGAATTACTTGCTGAAGCCTGATGGTGAATTAAGCCTCCATCTTCACGTTGTGATAGGTGGTGAGGAAGGCGTTTTCACGGGGCACTTGCTAACAGGCGTCGTGAAACCTATGCTGGAAATATTTGCCGTGGAGGTTGACGAGGACTTATCCAAAACATTCACTCACAGATGGTTAAAGTAG
- a CDS encoding acyl-CoA carboxylase subunit beta, whose translation MGGGQEKIDAQRKKGKLWVRERLEKLLDPDSFTEFQWMVTHRSKYFGLDKTVFYNDGVITGFGKIDGRNVYVYAQDFTVLGGSIGEAHGLKIAKTIEQAIQNGFPVIGLYDSGGARIQEGVASLNGCGRIFYANVKASGVIPQIAVILGPCAGAASYSPALMDFVIMVKSSYMFITGPEVVKAATGVDVSFEELGGAEKHGSISGVAHFVASDEESAFMLVRKLLSFLPNNNSEDPPYIPSDDPVDRRNDELYEVVPTDPTKPFDVRDVIRTIVDDGDFLEVHELYAPSAVVGFARLGGYTIGIVANQPAVNAGVIDIDASNKIARFVRFCDSFNIPIITLVDTPGFMPGVDQEHGGIIRHGAKILHAYSEATVPKITLIMRKAYGGAYIAMGSQSLGSDVNIAWPTAEIAVMGPEGAVRILYRREIDSSANPQQVVEQKLKEYREVFANPYRAAELGYVDDIIDPADTRHVLYKYLQILKFKREEHAMYLPRKHSNIPL comes from the coding sequence ATGGGTGGTGGACAGGAAAAGATCGATGCGCAGAGGAAGAAGGGGAAGCTTTGGGTTAGGGAAAGGCTGGAGAAGCTCCTGGATCCTGATTCCTTCACAGAGTTTCAGTGGATGGTGACACATAGATCTAAGTATTTCGGGCTGGATAAAACTGTTTTCTATAATGATGGCGTGATAACTGGGTTTGGAAAAATTGACGGAAGAAACGTCTACGTTTACGCCCAAGACTTCACAGTACTTGGTGGGAGCATAGGGGAAGCCCACGGGCTCAAGATCGCTAAAACTATTGAGCAAGCTATTCAAAACGGTTTCCCAGTGATAGGATTATATGATTCGGGAGGCGCCAGGATCCAGGAAGGGGTTGCGTCGCTTAACGGATGTGGAAGAATATTCTACGCTAACGTGAAGGCAAGCGGTGTGATTCCTCAAATAGCAGTGATACTTGGACCATGCGCAGGTGCGGCATCTTACAGTCCTGCGTTAATGGATTTCGTAATAATGGTCAAGTCTTCCTACATGTTTATCACGGGTCCCGAAGTAGTGAAGGCGGCGACAGGGGTTGACGTGAGTTTCGAGGAGCTTGGAGGAGCTGAAAAACATGGAAGCATTAGCGGTGTAGCCCACTTCGTAGCAAGCGACGAGGAATCAGCTTTCATGCTCGTGAGGAAGCTCTTATCATTCCTGCCCAACAATAATTCAGAGGATCCTCCGTACATTCCCTCAGACGATCCTGTTGACAGGCGGAATGACGAGCTTTACGAAGTGGTCCCAACAGACCCTACCAAGCCGTTCGACGTCCGCGACGTGATTAGGACCATAGTGGATGACGGTGACTTTCTAGAAGTCCACGAGCTGTATGCCCCCAGTGCAGTGGTTGGTTTCGCAAGGCTTGGGGGATACACTATCGGAATAGTCGCCAACCAGCCCGCAGTGAACGCTGGAGTCATAGATATTGATGCCTCTAACAAGATAGCCCGCTTCGTGAGATTCTGCGACTCATTTAACATTCCAATTATCACACTGGTTGACACACCGGGCTTCATGCCCGGAGTTGATCAGGAGCATGGAGGAATAATAAGACACGGTGCTAAAATCCTCCACGCTTACAGCGAAGCAACCGTTCCCAAAATAACTTTAATCATGCGGAAGGCTTACGGGGGAGCGTACATAGCGATGGGTAGCCAGTCACTCGGGAGCGACGTAAATATTGCATGGCCTACGGCTGAGATAGCTGTTATGGGTCCGGAAGGGGCTGTTAGAATCCTGTACAGAAGGGAAATCGATTCCTCGGCAAATCCGCAACAGGTTGTCGAGCAGAAATTAAAGGAGTACAGAGAGGTTTTTGCAAACCCCTACAGGGCCGCCGAGCTGGGATACGTGGACGATATTATTGATCCCGCGGATACTCGACACGTCCTGTACAAGTATCTTCAAATCCTGAAGTTCAAGAGAGAAGAACACGCAATGTACCTGCCTAGGAAACACTCAAACATTCCACTATGA
- a CDS encoding thiolase C-terminal domain-containing protein, which translates to MEKVFIVGVGLTKIGRFYNRSAASLFREALERAVSDAGGLKPRALVVGNMTSSVLMQQDSLGALLADHSGLRGIPAFKVEAACGSGGAAFYSGYSLVKSGLADVVAVGGVEKLTEANTPVVTRALAQAADADFEVFYGATFTGLNAMLARLYMEKFGYTEEDLSYWPLRMHEYASHNPYAQLPKKTSLKEILESPVIAEPIRLYHAAPIGDGAAVVLLVRGEEKAREIARQTGKDVLVEVAGVALATDSVDLASRNDLLTLESTVKASRAALEMAGVEAGKVDYVELHDAFHVTGFASLEDLGFAPKGEAPRLWKEGRFGKGDKPEVNFSGGLKARGHPVGATGIYQIAEAAMQLRGDFPGFKASSPETALTHNIGGISTIAAVTVLRRVK; encoded by the coding sequence ATGGAGAAAGTATTCATAGTGGGTGTTGGATTAACCAAAATAGGCCGGTTCTACAATAGGTCCGCGGCAAGCTTGTTTAGGGAGGCTCTTGAAAGAGCAGTATCCGATGCCGGGGGTTTGAAGCCTAGAGCCCTCGTAGTCGGCAACATGACTTCAAGCGTTCTAATGCAACAGGATAGTCTTGGAGCACTCCTAGCTGATCATTCGGGGCTCAGGGGAATCCCTGCTTTCAAGGTTGAGGCCGCTTGCGGGAGCGGCGGCGCCGCATTCTACTCTGGGTATTCCCTGGTTAAAAGCGGGCTAGCTGACGTGGTCGCGGTCGGAGGCGTAGAGAAGTTAACGGAGGCTAATACTCCAGTGGTTACAAGAGCCCTAGCTCAAGCAGCTGACGCTGATTTCGAAGTCTTTTACGGGGCAACTTTCACGGGCTTGAACGCGATGCTTGCCAGGCTTTACATGGAGAAGTTTGGCTATACGGAAGAGGATCTCTCTTATTGGCCTCTAAGAATGCACGAATACGCCTCACACAATCCATACGCTCAGCTACCGAAGAAGACGAGTTTGAAAGAAATTCTCGAAAGCCCCGTGATAGCCGAGCCGATAAGATTATACCACGCAGCCCCGATCGGGGACGGTGCCGCCGTAGTGCTTCTCGTAAGGGGAGAAGAGAAAGCGAGGGAAATAGCGAGACAGACGGGAAAAGATGTCCTGGTTGAAGTGGCCGGTGTGGCGTTAGCAACAGACAGCGTTGACCTAGCCTCAAGAAATGACTTGTTGACGTTAGAATCCACTGTTAAGGCTTCGAGGGCGGCTTTAGAAATGGCGGGTGTGGAAGCCGGGAAGGTCGACTATGTGGAATTACATGACGCGTTCCATGTGACAGGGTTTGCCTCGCTCGAGGACCTTGGTTTTGCACCGAAGGGTGAGGCCCCGAGGCTGTGGAAAGAGGGACGGTTCGGTAAGGGAGACAAGCCTGAGGTGAATTTCAGCGGCGGCCTGAAGGCAAGGGGTCACCCTGTTGGCGCAACCGGGATATACCAGATTGCTGAGGCAGCGATGCAATTACGAGGAGACTTCCCAGGGTTTAAGGCTAGCAGTCCTGAAACAGCTCTTACACACAACATAGGGGGGATCAGCACCATCGCCGCTGTCACCGTTTTAAGACGGGTGAAATAG
- a CDS encoding AAA family ATPase, translated as MPNPGIQVLLEKIVRFRNELEKPFVGRSEEATVLTLALITGEHVLLIGEPGTAKSALARRAAELINARFFKYLLTRFTEPDELFGPLDINELRNGRYVRITRGKLPEAEIAFIDEIFNANSAILNMMLSIMNERIVYDGYSEIKVPLWTMISATNRVPDETELQALYDRFLLRHFVKPVEENKWGELLDAVWRIESGLYLHGEPVLSVEDLAKLNGLVYQVDVSPVKEKLIKLYGIFEDQGIHVTDRRKGKALKIIAANALLRQSTKASEDDLFVLKYVIPRDIEEAEKTYVILLDEIEAREKHLKELSEIEANVKEAKTFISNTPELDPRLLDYLRSFETVKEKVRKLASESSDDEVRKRAMDVLAEVNDVIDLIKKKLIM; from the coding sequence TTGCCAAACCCGGGTATTCAGGTTTTACTAGAGAAAATAGTGAGGTTTAGGAACGAGCTCGAGAAGCCTTTTGTGGGCAGGAGTGAGGAAGCAACCGTGTTGACGCTAGCGTTGATAACCGGGGAACACGTTCTTCTTATAGGTGAGCCTGGTACTGCGAAGTCGGCGCTTGCTAGAAGGGCGGCCGAGTTGATCAACGCGAGGTTTTTCAAATACTTACTAACACGTTTCACGGAGCCCGACGAGCTCTTCGGCCCCCTGGACATTAATGAGCTGAGAAACGGCAGGTATGTGAGGATCACAAGGGGAAAGCTTCCAGAGGCGGAGATAGCTTTCATAGATGAAATCTTCAACGCTAACTCTGCAATCCTCAATATGATGCTTTCAATAATGAATGAGAGAATAGTGTATGACGGGTACTCTGAGATAAAAGTTCCCCTCTGGACCATGATATCAGCAACAAACCGCGTCCCGGATGAGACAGAGCTCCAAGCCCTCTACGATCGCTTCCTTCTCCGGCATTTCGTGAAACCTGTTGAGGAGAATAAGTGGGGAGAGCTTCTCGACGCTGTTTGGAGGATTGAATCCGGCCTGTATCTCCACGGGGAGCCCGTTTTAAGCGTAGAGGATCTGGCGAAACTCAACGGGCTGGTATACCAGGTGGATGTGTCGCCCGTTAAGGAGAAGTTGATAAAGCTCTATGGTATTTTCGAGGATCAAGGAATCCACGTTACTGATAGGCGGAAGGGGAAAGCTCTTAAAATTATTGCTGCCAACGCCTTACTCAGGCAGTCGACAAAAGCCAGCGAAGACGATCTCTTCGTGCTGAAGTACGTGATACCTCGAGATATTGAGGAAGCTGAGAAAACCTATGTCATCCTGCTCGACGAGATAGAGGCGAGGGAAAAGCATTTGAAGGAGTTGTCGGAGATAGAGGCGAATGTTAAGGAGGCCAAAACTTTTATCTCCAACACGCCCGAGCTGGATCCAAGGCTCCTGGATTACTTAAGAAGCTTTGAAACGGTTAAGGAAAAAGTTAGGAAACTAGCATCAGAGTCCAGCGACGACGAGGTGAGGAAGAGAGCTATGGATGTCTTGGCCGAGGTAAACGACGTCATCGATTTGATCAAGAAGAAGCTAATAATGTAG
- a CDS encoding biotin/lipoyl-containing protein — MKAYTVTTKTGLKFNFIVEGKEGNTLLVKDAETGEVFRLKLLRNHGDRYVVDLNGVEYSIVLSDRIFVNGEVACIASVKEAQAGSKPHKDSKMAQKAVFENVVQAPISGKILELKVKVNDQVGEGTVVALMESMKMIVEVKANIKGIVDEVYVAPGQAVKKGDPIIRLKKS, encoded by the coding sequence GTGAAAGCGTATACTGTGACAACTAAGACTGGTTTGAAGTTCAACTTTATAGTAGAAGGAAAGGAAGGCAATACACTCCTAGTGAAAGATGCTGAAACAGGTGAGGTGTTTAGGCTGAAATTGTTGAGAAACCATGGCGACAGGTACGTGGTGGATTTGAATGGAGTAGAGTACAGTATCGTGTTATCGGACAGGATATTTGTTAATGGAGAAGTAGCGTGTATTGCCTCTGTTAAGGAGGCTCAAGCAGGGAGCAAGCCTCACAAGGATTCTAAGATGGCTCAGAAAGCAGTATTTGAGAATGTGGTTCAAGCCCCTATCTCCGGCAAGATTCTCGAGCTAAAAGTTAAAGTCAATGACCAGGTAGGCGAGGGGACAGTGGTCGCGTTGATGGAGTCTATGAAGATGATCGTGGAAGTTAAAGCGAACATAAAAGGTATTGTGGATGAGGTTTACGTGGCGCCTGGGCAGGCTGTTAAAAAAGGAGATCCCATTATCAGGTTGAAGAAATCATAG
- a CDS encoding OB-fold nucleic acid binding domain-containing protein has translation MYVSSESNQGENPSTNIKDLKPGMENVSVKARVLSSEPPHVIQTKKGPRTISNAVIGDSTGRVEVTAWGEKAGQLTEGEAVEIKGGWTTEFRGKVQLNIGRTTEVKKIDDSEVPQAEEIPEEMPTAPESPRPQGFRRTGGYRGPRRGGFRRREE, from the coding sequence ATGTATGTAAGTTCCGAATCAAACCAGGGTGAAAACCCTTCTACAAATATAAAAGACCTTAAACCCGGAATGGAAAACGTAAGCGTGAAGGCCAGAGTTTTATCCTCTGAGCCTCCGCACGTGATTCAGACCAAGAAGGGGCCTAGAACTATAAGCAACGCCGTCATAGGCGATTCAACGGGAAGAGTCGAGGTCACGGCATGGGGCGAAAAAGCGGGTCAGCTGACTGAAGGAGAGGCTGTAGAGATAAAGGGTGGATGGACCACCGAGTTTAGGGGGAAGGTCCAGCTCAACATCGGTAGGACAACAGAGGTCAAGAAAATTGATGACTCAGAAGTACCACAAGCAGAGGAGATACCTGAGGAAATGCCCACCGCGCCGGAAAGCCCTCGCCCACAGGGCTTTAGGAGGACTGGAGGCTACAGGGGACCTCGTAGAGGCGGATTCAGGCGGAGAGAGGAGTAA
- a CDS encoding GIY-YIG nuclease family protein — translation MSIREDALDAPGCYVLALIVSKNLEVRTRSSFFQIPKGVYFYVGSARGAGGVKARVFRHILRQGRRHWHIDHLLGAEEVYVSGFYAIPSQKEWDCEVEIARALSTALKPIPGFGCTDKVKDVSHLFECNHSLEECLAIVYELLREKVREPSWFQNI, via the coding sequence ATGAGCATTAGAGAAGATGCCCTGGACGCGCCAGGCTGCTACGTGTTAGCCCTAATTGTCAGCAAGAACCTAGAGGTTAGAACAAGATCTTCGTTTTTCCAAATACCAAAAGGTGTTTACTTCTACGTCGGCTCAGCTAGAGGCGCAGGAGGGGTTAAGGCCAGGGTTTTCAGGCACATACTACGCCAGGGCAGAAGACATTGGCACATCGACCACCTCCTCGGCGCAGAGGAGGTGTACGTTTCAGGTTTCTACGCTATTCCTTCTCAGAAGGAATGGGACTGTGAGGTTGAAATCGCAAGAGCGTTGTCCACGGCTTTGAAACCTATTCCAGGATTCGGGTGCACCGATAAAGTTAAAGACGTTTCTCACCTATTCGAGTGTAACCACTCTTTAGAGGAGTGTTTGGCTATAGTTTATGAATTACTCAGAGAGAAAGTCCGCGAGCCCTCGTGGTTTCAAAATATTTAA